One Neomonachus schauinslandi chromosome 9, ASM220157v2, whole genome shotgun sequence DNA segment encodes these proteins:
- the KLHDC2 gene encoding kelch domain-containing protein 2, giving the protein MADGNEDLRADDLPGPAYEGYESMELACPAERSGHVAVGDGRHMFVWGGYKSNQVRGLYDFYLPREELWIYNMETGRWKKINTEGDVPPSMSGSCAVCVDRVLYLFGGHHSRGNTNKFYMLDSRSTDRVLQWERIDCQGIPPSSKDKLGVWVYKNKLIFFGGYGYLPEDKVLGTFEFDETSFWNSSHPRGWNDHVHILDTETFIWSQPITTGKAPSPRAAHACATVGNKGFVFGGRYRDARMNDLHYLNLDTWEWNELIPQGICPVGRSWHSLTPVSSDHLFLFGGFTTDKQPLSDAWTYCISKNEWIQFNHPYTEKPRLWHTACASDEGEVIVFGGCANNLLVHHRAAHSNEILIFSVQPKSLVRLSLEAVICFKEMLANSWNCLPKHLLHSINQRFGSNNTSGS; this is encoded by the exons ATGGCTGATGGCAACGAGGATCTGCGGGCGGACGACTTGCCGGGGCCAGCCTACGAGGGCTATGAGTCCATGGAGCTCGCCTGCCCGGCCGAGCGCAGCGGCCACGTAGCGGTGGGCGACGGGCGCCACATGTTCGTCTGGGGCGGCTACAAG aGTAATCAAGTCAGAGGATTATATGACTTTTATCTGCCTAGAGAAGAACTATGGATCTACAACATGGAGACTGGAAGATG gaaaaaaattaacacgGAAGGAGATGTTCCTCCTTCCATGTCAGGAAGCTGTGCTGTGTGTGTAGACAGGGTGCTCTACTTGTTCGGGGGACATCATTCAAGAGGCAACACAAATAAG TTCTACATGCTGGATTCAAGGTCTACTGACAGAGTATTACAGTGGGAAAGGATTGATTGCCAAGGAATTCCTCCATCATCAAAGGACAAACTTGGTGTCTGGGTATATAAAAACAA GTTAATATTTTTTGGAGGTTATGGATATTTACCTGAAGATAAAGTATTGGGAACTTTTGAATTTGATGAAACATCTTTTTGG AATTCAAGCCACCCAAGAGGATGGAATGATCATGTACATATTTTAGACACTGAAACATTTATCTGGAGTCAGCCTATCACTACT GGTAAAGCACCTTCACCTCGTGCTGCCCACGCCTGTGCAACTGTTGGAAACAAAGGCTTTGTGTTTGGAGGCAGATACCGA GATGCTAGAATGAATGATCTTCACTATCTTAATCTGGACACATGGGAGTGGAATGAATT AATTCCACAAGGCATATGCCCAGTTGGCCGATCTTGGCACTCACTCACACCAGTTTCTTCagatcatctttttctttttggaggatTTACCACTGATAAACAGCCGCTga GTGATGCCTGGACTTACTGCATCAGTAAAAATGAATGGATACAGTTTAATCATCCCTATACTGAGAAACCAAG ATTATGGCATACAGCTTGTGCCAGCGACGAAGGAGAAGTAATTGTGTTTGGCGGGTGCGCCAATAACCTCCTTGTCCATCACAGAGCT GCACACAGTAATGAAATACTTATATTTTCAGTTCAACCAAAATCTCTTGTAAG